In Nonomuraea sp. NBC_00507, the following are encoded in one genomic region:
- a CDS encoding helix-turn-helix transcriptional regulator: protein MPSQGTIGDRVRGLRLNRRMSQAQLAGPDLSDSYVSLIESGKRTPTPVVARLLAERLGCTTEFLLHGIEPRQRIDTELGLRHAELELHHGDATVAADRFTEIVKAADEENAMLTAQARFGRARALEAQGRLGQAVEAFERLRREAAAHPERLADLPLTIALSRCYQRAGDRLRARDLATYALEQAERLSITEGEIAVDLATALIEARGERESGSPELAYVKRVLDTAGVPQVMDRSGEIRTLWHASAAAAAGEDSALAVRLADDAIMAGRASRLALQLARAAMHWSRMATAPIDEAEPLITAASQVFAGFPSATREHGESLIVHARVRLRAGDPVRAAELAHAALEPSSDQAGITPVEACLVLATVALDQGQDATADLAAASRMLSALDRPVFGTDRQVARCWRELGDLYGRVGSVAQQTAAYRKALEAAGVRSAMAGVTVDAIVSR, encoded by the coding sequence ATGCCGAGTCAGGGAACCATCGGTGACCGCGTCCGTGGACTGCGGCTGAACAGGCGGATGTCACAGGCCCAGCTGGCCGGACCCGACCTGTCTGACAGTTATGTCTCGCTCATTGAGTCGGGCAAGCGCACGCCGACTCCTGTCGTGGCTCGGCTGCTGGCCGAGCGGCTTGGATGCACGACCGAGTTCCTCCTTCACGGGATCGAGCCCCGGCAGCGCATCGACACCGAGCTCGGGTTGCGCCATGCCGAGCTTGAGCTGCACCACGGCGATGCCACCGTCGCCGCGGACCGCTTCACGGAGATCGTGAAGGCGGCCGACGAGGAAAACGCCATGCTGACCGCACAGGCCCGCTTCGGCCGGGCCCGTGCCCTCGAGGCCCAGGGTCGCCTCGGCCAGGCGGTGGAGGCCTTCGAGCGCCTGCGCAGAGAGGCCGCGGCTCACCCCGAGCGGCTGGCCGACCTCCCACTCACCATCGCGCTGAGCCGCTGCTACCAGCGGGCCGGCGACCGGCTGCGCGCTCGCGACCTGGCCACATACGCGCTGGAGCAGGCCGAGCGGCTGTCCATCACCGAAGGCGAGATCGCCGTCGACCTGGCCACCGCGCTCATCGAGGCACGCGGCGAGCGGGAGAGCGGCTCCCCCGAGCTGGCATACGTCAAGCGGGTGCTGGACACGGCAGGCGTACCACAAGTTATGGACCGTTCCGGAGAGATCCGCACGTTGTGGCACGCGAGTGCCGCAGCCGCGGCAGGCGAGGACTCCGCGCTGGCCGTGCGCCTGGCCGACGACGCGATCATGGCTGGTCGCGCGTCCCGGCTCGCGCTGCAGCTGGCCCGAGCCGCCATGCACTGGTCCAGGATGGCCACCGCGCCGATCGACGAGGCCGAGCCGCTCATCACGGCCGCCTCCCAGGTCTTCGCCGGCTTCCCCAGCGCCACCCGCGAACACGGCGAGAGCCTCATCGTGCACGCGCGGGTGAGGCTGCGGGCCGGCGACCCCGTGCGGGCCGCCGAGCTGGCTCATGCGGCGCTGGAGCCGTCGTCCGACCAGGCGGGCATCACGCCTGTCGAGGCGTGCCTCGTGCTCGCCACCGTGGCGCTCGACCAGGGCCAGGACGCCACGGCGGATCTCGCCGCGGCTTCCCGGATGCTGAGCGCGCTGGACCGGCCGGTGTTCGGCACCGACCGGCAGGTCGCTCGCTGCTGGCGCGAGCTGGGCGACCTCTACGGCAGGGTCGGGTCCGTGGCGCAGCAGACGGCGGCATATCGTAAGGCCCTCGAAGCCGCCGGAGTCCGCTCTGCCATGGCGGGAGTCACGGTCGACGCCATAGTTTCCCGCTGA
- a CDS encoding PH domain-containing protein, translated as MRLVTHGDSAPASVSRYLLPTEQQHLMVRRHPAVLLRPVAEVFAGLIVAGLLSKFFGDNQGGGTALVVVWWLWLLLLIRFVWKVAEWSVDYFVVTSKRMLLTTGLITRKVAMMPLSKVTDMSFQRTLLGRMLGYGEFILESAGQDQALSTVEYIPYPETLYLEVCQMLFPSKDDSDD; from the coding sequence ATGAGACTTGTGACCCACGGGGACTCCGCCCCGGCGTCGGTCAGTCGTTACCTTCTCCCCACCGAACAACAACACCTCATGGTGCGGCGGCATCCCGCCGTCCTGCTCCGCCCGGTGGCCGAGGTGTTCGCCGGCTTGATCGTCGCCGGCCTGCTCAGCAAGTTCTTCGGCGACAACCAAGGAGGCGGCACGGCGCTGGTCGTCGTGTGGTGGTTGTGGCTCCTGCTGTTGATCCGTTTCGTATGGAAAGTCGCGGAGTGGTCGGTCGATTACTTTGTGGTGACCTCGAAACGGATGTTGCTCACCACAGGCCTCATTACTCGCAAGGTCGCGATGATGCCCTTGAGCAAGGTCACCGACATGAGCTTCCAGAGAACTCTCCTAGGGCGCATGCTCGGTTACGGTGAGTTCATCCTGGAATCGGCCGGACAAGACCAAGCTCTGTCAACGGTTGAGTACATTCCGTATCCGGAGACCCTCTACCTCGAGGTCTGCCAGATGCTTTTCCCCAGCAAGGACGACAGCGACGATTAA
- the upp gene encoding uracil phosphoribosyltransferase: protein METLVVDHPLVAHKLTTLRDVRTDSPTFRRLADELVTLLAYEATRDVRVTDITVQTPVAPAKGVHLARPYPLVVPILRAGLGMLDGMTRLLPTAEVGFLGMIRNESTLQAETYATRLPDDLSGRQCFVVDPMLATGGTLAAAVQFLFDRGAVDVTAICLLAAPEGLAHMDKVFANSGKPIRVVTAALDERLNENGYIVPGLGDAGDRLYGVV, encoded by the coding sequence ATGGAGACCCTCGTTGTTGATCATCCGCTCGTGGCGCACAAGCTCACCACGCTGCGCGATGTCCGCACCGACTCGCCCACTTTTCGGAGGCTGGCGGACGAGCTGGTGACGCTGCTGGCGTACGAGGCCACCCGCGACGTGCGGGTCACCGACATCACCGTCCAGACGCCCGTCGCGCCCGCCAAGGGCGTGCACCTGGCCAGGCCCTACCCGCTGGTCGTGCCGATCCTGCGGGCCGGGCTCGGCATGCTCGACGGCATGACGAGGCTGCTCCCCACGGCCGAGGTGGGGTTCCTCGGCATGATCCGCAACGAGTCCACGCTGCAGGCGGAGACCTACGCCACGCGCCTGCCCGACGATCTGTCCGGGCGGCAGTGCTTCGTGGTCGACCCCATGCTGGCCACCGGCGGGACGCTGGCGGCGGCCGTGCAGTTCCTGTTCGACCGGGGAGCCGTGGACGTCACCGCCATCTGCCTGCTGGCCGCCCCCGAGGGGCTCGCGCACATGGACAAGGTGTTCGCCAACTCCGGCAAGCCGATCCGCGTGGTGACCGCCGCCCTTGACGAGCGGCTCAACGAGAACGGCTACATCGTGCCCGGACTCGGCGACGCGGGTGACCGCCTCTACGGCGTCGTCTGA
- a CDS encoding tRNA adenosine deaminase-associated protein, whose amino-acid sequence MAMTDEDALDFAIVVYREDDRWEAELLPVTLTSDLKGLIHALRQQPSESGTIGLVAVGDEFFVALRVLGDRVSVFLSDIAASWDFPLARQALDYLDVPVPDEEELDEILQDEETVLPAGDLSIFADLGLDEMELGILSGDIDLLPEDVLSSIAARLGFSEPFERAIESVFG is encoded by the coding sequence ATGGCGATGACAGACGAAGACGCGCTCGACTTCGCCATCGTGGTCTATCGAGAGGATGATCGCTGGGAGGCCGAGCTGCTGCCTGTCACGCTCACGTCGGATCTGAAGGGACTGATCCACGCACTGCGGCAGCAGCCCAGCGAGAGCGGCACGATCGGGCTGGTCGCCGTGGGGGACGAGTTCTTCGTGGCGCTGCGGGTGCTGGGTGATCGGGTCAGCGTCTTCCTGTCCGACATCGCCGCCTCATGGGATTTCCCGCTGGCGCGTCAGGCGCTCGACTACCTGGACGTGCCCGTACCGGATGAGGAGGAGCTCGACGAGATCCTCCAGGACGAGGAGACCGTGCTCCCCGCCGGAGATCTGTCGATCTTCGCAGATCTCGGGTTGGACGAGATGGAGCTGGGCATCCTCTCCGGCGACATCGATCTGCTTCCCGAAGATGTGTTGTCCAGCATCGCCGCGCGGCTCGGCTTCTCTGAGCCGTTCGAGCGTGCCATCGAATCGGTCTTCGGCTGA
- a CDS encoding tRNA adenosine deaminase-associated protein yields the protein MASNTFSAAFVRTSDGWSGAEVDLSDAEIVDDFGDAVTEALGLTGDELALLCVEVEDEWFAIARYLGEEEPRVFLSDVHAVVSDSLGELFAEFAGVAPDKEGNGLGIRPAGDFELLSDLGVSSEELLELSMEEGLLPADVLSVIAERLSFADELDRLR from the coding sequence ATGGCGTCCAACACCTTCTCTGCTGCCTTCGTCAGGACCTCAGACGGCTGGAGCGGTGCCGAGGTCGATCTGAGTGATGCTGAGATCGTCGACGACTTCGGCGACGCCGTCACCGAGGCGCTGGGGCTGACCGGTGACGAGCTGGCCCTGCTGTGCGTCGAGGTCGAGGACGAGTGGTTCGCCATCGCCCGCTACCTGGGCGAGGAGGAGCCGCGCGTGTTCCTGTCCGACGTGCACGCCGTGGTCTCCGACAGCCTGGGCGAGTTGTTCGCCGAGTTCGCCGGGGTGGCGCCGGACAAGGAGGGCAACGGGCTCGGCATCCGCCCGGCCGGCGACTTCGAGCTGCTCAGCGACCTGGGCGTGAGCTCGGAAGAGCTGCTGGAGCTCAGTATGGAAGAGGGCCTGTTGCCTGCCGACGTCCTGTCGGTGATCGCCGAGCGACTGTCGTTCGCCGACGAGCTCGACCGGCTGCGGTGA
- the tadA gene encoding tRNA adenosine(34) deaminase TadA, translated as MTHEEAMRLALEEAVAAAAREEIPVGAVVLGPGGEVLSAAGNDRESTADPTAHAEVLALRQAAAARGQWRLSGCTLVVTLEPCTMCAGAAVQARVDRIVYGAVDEKGGAVGSLWDVVRDRRLNHRPEVVMGVLAGECSALLKQFFATRRIR; from the coding sequence GTGACCCACGAAGAGGCCATGCGCCTGGCCCTGGAGGAGGCCGTCGCGGCGGCCGCCAGGGAGGAGATCCCCGTGGGCGCTGTGGTGCTCGGGCCGGGCGGCGAGGTCCTGTCCGCGGCGGGCAACGACCGCGAGTCCACCGCCGACCCCACGGCCCACGCTGAGGTCCTCGCGCTCAGGCAGGCCGCCGCGGCGCGCGGCCAGTGGCGGCTGAGCGGCTGCACGCTGGTGGTCACGCTGGAGCCGTGCACGATGTGCGCCGGGGCCGCGGTGCAGGCCAGGGTCGATCGGATCGTGTACGGGGCCGTCGACGAGAAGGGCGGGGCCGTGGGCTCGCTCTGGGACGTCGTACGCGATCGCCGGCTCAACCATCGGCCCGAGGTCGTCATGGGGGTGCTGGCAGGGGAGTGCTCGGCTCTCCTAAAGCAGTTCTTTGCCACTCGGCGGATCCGGTAA
- a CDS encoding tyrosine-type recombinase/integrase, giving the protein MLQRRMENLPPQGLLFTAPRGILHSNGWSRTWTKVVDLAQESGILTAATLHKMRHFHATELLAANVSMDTVSRRLGHASVLVTSAIYGHLTPKADQRAANILDAVMGGGKPKKRRKKSKKEKKAVASLLQSIPA; this is encoded by the coding sequence ATGCTGCAGCGCCGGATGGAGAACCTACCGCCACAGGGGCTGCTGTTCACCGCGCCCAGGGGCATCCTGCACTCCAACGGCTGGTCACGCACCTGGACCAAGGTTGTCGACCTGGCGCAAGAGTCGGGCATCCTCACCGCGGCCACGCTGCACAAGATGCGCCACTTCCACGCCACCGAACTCTTGGCGGCCAACGTCTCCATGGACACCGTCAGCCGCCGCCTCGGCCACGCCTCAGTACTCGTCACCAGCGCCATCTACGGGCACCTGACGCCGAAGGCAGACCAGCGTGCGGCCAACATCCTGGACGCCGTGATGGGCGGTGGCAAGCCGAAGAAGCGGAGGAAGAAGTCCAAGAAGGAGAAGAAGGCCGTGGCCAGCCTCCTGCAGTCCATCCCGGCCTAG
- a CDS encoding TolB family protein: MTVVTTMGMAAVPAGAVVPGDNGKIAFSSFRDGKFEIYVMNADGSGQINLTKDPAGDSAPAWSPDGTKIALTSNRDGKFEIYVMNADGSGQINLTKDPAGDSAPAWSPDGTKIAFADFRGDVEIFVMNADGSGQTNLTNNPTSFDGEPAWSPDGTKIAFTSTRDGSNEIYVMNADGSTQTRLTNNLANNLQPGWAIAVTAPTIKSRVTQTHGRIQSRRHSESRSHNVQQSQGHTQSHGQRHTQSHGQSQGQHQGQRQEQKIHIKCHDRTGGRCRVPID, translated from the coding sequence ATGACGGTCGTGACGACCATGGGCATGGCCGCGGTGCCAGCGGGGGCGGTGGTCCCGGGCGACAACGGCAAGATCGCTTTTTCCAGCTTCCGGGACGGCAAATTCGAGATCTATGTGATGAACGCCGACGGCAGCGGGCAGATCAACCTCACCAAGGACCCCGCAGGTGACTCTGCCCCGGCGTGGTCACCGGACGGCACCAAGATCGCCTTAACTAGCAACCGGGACGGCAAATTCGAGATCTATGTGATGAACGCCGACGGCAGCGGGCAGATCAACCTCACCAAGGACCCCGCAGGTGACTCTGCCCCGGCGTGGTCACCGGATGGCACCAAGATCGCTTTTGCCGACTTCCGCGGCGACGTCGAGATCTTCGTGATGAACGCCGACGGCAGCGGGCAGACCAATCTCACCAACAACCCCACGTCGTTCGACGGTGAACCGGCGTGGTCACCGGACGGCACCAAGATCGCCTTCACCAGCACTCGGGACGGCAGCAACGAGATCTATGTGATGAACGCCGACGGCAGCACGCAGACCCGTCTCACCAACAACCTCGCGAATAACCTCCAGCCCGGCTGGGCCATCGCCGTTACCGCCCCCACGATCAAGAGTCGCGTGACTCAGACTCACGGCCGCATTCAGAGCCGCAGGCACAGCGAGAGCCGCAGCCACAATGTGCAGCAGAGCCAGGGCCACACCCAGAGCCACGGCCAGAGGCACACCCAGAGCCACGGCCAAAGCCAGGGACAGCACCAGGGACAGCGCCAGGAGCAGAAGATCCATATCAAATGCCACGATCGCACGGGTGGCCGCTGCCGGGTCCCGATTGATTAA
- a CDS encoding permease-like cell division protein FtsX, with protein MNDLNGLITSLRPNTDDAYQRRRETDLARAFATRRRRGFSLRLRLVAVAAPVALAGIVAAVALAPRAAPSPDHRAATDHDVRASSLQQFALMSTKELGIRVFLCKHDDIEAACGGGTGSRDTPAGGGTAATEQQKADIDRMLNELPGVESVTFEDQAGALARFRKAVPQMTDVETKDMHESFLVIMEPDTDYSPVIARAKSMPGVSNAFKQVPAPQTPPLSTSPPAE; from the coding sequence ATGAACGACCTCAACGGCCTGATCACCTCCTTGCGCCCCAACACCGACGACGCCTACCAGCGCCGCCGCGAAACCGACCTCGCGCGCGCCTTCGCCACCCGTCGCCGTCGCGGCTTCTCCCTCCGGCTGCGGCTTGTGGCCGTGGCCGCACCTGTCGCCCTCGCCGGCATCGTGGCCGCGGTCGCACTGGCGCCCAGGGCTGCCCCGTCGCCGGATCACCGTGCCGCAACGGATCACGACGTCAGAGCGTCGAGCCTGCAGCAGTTCGCTCTGATGAGCACGAAAGAGCTGGGAATCAGGGTCTTTCTGTGCAAGCACGACGACATCGAGGCCGCGTGCGGAGGCGGCACGGGCAGCAGGGACACCCCGGCAGGCGGCGGTACGGCGGCCACCGAACAGCAAAAGGCGGACATCGACCGGATGCTGAACGAACTACCGGGTGTCGAGAGCGTCACGTTCGAGGACCAGGCCGGCGCACTCGCCAGATTCCGCAAAGCCGTTCCTCAAATGACGGACGTAGAGACCAAGGACATGCACGAGTCGTTTCTTGTCATCATGGAACCCGACACGGACTACAGTCCAGTGATTGCAAGGGCGAAAAGCATGCCCGGGGTCTCGAACGCCTTCAAACAGGTTCCTGCTCCGCAGACGCCACCGCTGTCCACAAGCCCGCCAGCTGAGTGA
- a CDS encoding RNA polymerase sigma factor, with amino-acid sequence MDDSQARLTALYEEHYRSVLSYVLLRADQETAEDIASETFVIAWRKLGRLPEPPLPWLLGVARNLVRTQRRTTARRHNLVARLAELAPADDVAEQVAERQAALTALAELSELDAEAVLLASWYGLTPAEAAKIAGCSARTFNVRLHRARRRLTYALNLTQPTFLEQS; translated from the coding sequence GTGGACGATTCACAAGCGCGACTCACCGCGCTGTATGAGGAGCACTACCGCAGCGTGCTCAGCTACGTGCTGCTGCGAGCCGATCAGGAGACGGCCGAGGACATTGCCAGCGAGACCTTTGTGATCGCGTGGCGAAAACTCGGCCGCCTACCGGAGCCGCCGCTGCCGTGGCTGCTCGGCGTGGCTCGCAACTTGGTACGGACGCAACGCCGCACCACTGCGCGCAGGCACAACCTGGTCGCGCGGCTCGCCGAACTTGCCCCTGCTGACGACGTGGCCGAGCAGGTGGCCGAGAGGCAGGCGGCGCTGACAGCGCTCGCGGAGCTATCCGAGCTCGATGCCGAGGCCGTGCTGCTAGCCAGCTGGTACGGGCTCACCCCGGCCGAGGCCGCGAAGATCGCCGGTTGCTCGGCTCGCACCTTCAACGTACGGCTGCACCGCGCCCGACGCCGTCTCACCTACGCGCTCAACCTCACCCAGCCCACGTTCCTGGAGCAGTCATGA
- a CDS encoding NUDIX hydrolase, which produces MAIGDSDIASALSAYLERYPDEAALLSEPVQLLSQGGDFASRRNFRMHATVGALLVRGGVEVLLVEHLAYGIPLQPGGHLEPTDVSLIDAAVRELTEETGVDPGRVVPASQTPVYIEYGRVPARPAKDEPEHHHLDIGYAFVTDADVGHIQESEVRGAAWYPLAEAERLVGHRIARAVPARIG; this is translated from the coding sequence GTGGCGATCGGTGACTCGGACATCGCGAGCGCGCTTTCCGCATACCTTGAGCGCTACCCGGACGAGGCCGCGCTGCTGTCTGAGCCGGTGCAGCTGCTGTCTCAGGGAGGGGATTTCGCGTCGCGGCGGAACTTCCGGATGCACGCGACCGTCGGCGCGTTGCTTGTCCGCGGTGGCGTCGAGGTCCTGCTTGTCGAGCACCTCGCGTACGGGATCCCGTTGCAGCCCGGAGGTCACCTCGAACCGACCGACGTCTCCTTGATCGACGCGGCAGTGCGGGAGTTGACCGAGGAGACCGGTGTCGACCCCGGCAGGGTCGTCCCAGCGTCGCAGACCCCCGTCTACATCGAGTACGGGAGGGTGCCGGCACGACCGGCGAAGGACGAGCCGGAGCACCACCACCTCGACATCGGGTATGCGTTCGTGACAGATGCGGACGTGGGGCACATCCAGGAGTCCGAGGTGAGGGGTGCCGCCTGGTACCCGCTCGCCGAGGCCGAGCGCCTTGTTGGGCACCGCATTGCGCGTGCGGTACCGGCCCGGATTGGTTGA
- a CDS encoding mycothiol-dependent nitroreductase Rv2466c family protein gives MIKEHSDCDEVPFWFDPLCPWAWITSRWLLEVEQVRPVRADWRIMSLAYLNLVQREGKGLSEDYRDLMTKAWGLVRVCAAAAEHGGRGVLGPMYTAIGTRLHNQGRRNDPTVITEALAEVGLPGSLAAAATSTEFDQLIRDSHDEAFTEVGLDVGTPVLRIAGTALFGPVIRQAPRGEAAGRLWDGLVLVAGTDGFFELKRSRDRTVKPCFE, from the coding sequence ATGATCAAGGAACACTCGGACTGCGACGAGGTCCCGTTCTGGTTCGATCCGCTGTGCCCCTGGGCGTGGATCACCTCGCGCTGGCTCCTGGAGGTCGAGCAGGTGCGGCCGGTGCGCGCCGATTGGCGGATCATGTCGCTGGCCTACCTGAACCTCGTCCAGCGCGAGGGCAAGGGACTCAGCGAGGACTACCGGGACCTGATGACGAAGGCATGGGGCCTGGTGCGGGTCTGCGCGGCAGCCGCTGAGCACGGTGGCCGCGGCGTCCTCGGACCGATGTACACCGCGATCGGCACCCGGCTCCACAACCAAGGGCGTCGCAACGATCCCACCGTTATCACCGAAGCGCTCGCGGAGGTGGGCCTGCCTGGTTCGCTGGCGGCTGCCGCCACAAGCACGGAGTTCGATCAGCTCATCAGAGACTCGCACGACGAGGCGTTCACGGAGGTCGGCCTGGATGTCGGGACGCCCGTTCTCCGCATCGCGGGTACGGCCCTGTTCGGCCCCGTGATCAGGCAGGCCCCCCGTGGTGAAGCTGCCGGCCGACTTTGGGACGGCCTGGTGTTGGTCGCCGGGACGGACGGCTTCTTCGAGCTCAAACGGAGCCGGGACCGGACCGTCAAACCGTGCTTCGAGTGA
- a CDS encoding 3'-5' exonuclease, translating to MGGLTEDPAFLATTFVVIDFEATTPKGYPAQPIEVAALALRYDDGTWTEVGRSASLIRPPAFAPVTPAVTAQTGLTPKQVGQAPTAAEALGALDRRFAPDKQYLLVAQHAATEANIIHNQREHCPALARIDLLDTIPLAKYVAPGLPNHKLDTLLAHFAIKLPADRHRAYADVDVTAQVFVRLVSAADDQLSDLAALVKIAGRTAKCNMPAQEELFDT from the coding sequence ATGGGCGGATTGACGGAAGACCCCGCCTTTTTGGCCACGACGTTCGTGGTCATCGACTTCGAGGCGACGACTCCCAAGGGGTACCCGGCCCAGCCCATCGAGGTCGCCGCTCTCGCACTCCGCTACGACGACGGCACGTGGACGGAGGTCGGCAGAAGCGCTTCTCTCATCCGACCGCCCGCGTTTGCTCCGGTGACGCCAGCCGTTACGGCTCAAACCGGCCTAACCCCCAAGCAGGTCGGGCAGGCCCCGACTGCGGCCGAAGCGCTGGGCGCACTGGATCGGCGATTCGCTCCGGACAAGCAGTACTTGCTGGTGGCTCAACACGCCGCCACCGAGGCCAACATCATCCACAACCAGCGCGAGCACTGCCCGGCGCTGGCCCGCATTGACCTTCTTGACACCATCCCGCTGGCCAAATACGTCGCCCCAGGTCTGCCGAACCACAAACTCGACACGTTGCTGGCGCATTTCGCCATCAAACTGCCGGCGGATCGCCACAGGGCCTATGCCGACGTCGATGTCACCGCGCAGGTGTTCGTCCGGCTCGTCAGCGCCGCGGACGATCAGCTCAGCGATCTCGCGGCTCTGGTGAAGATCGCGGGGCGCACGGCCAAGTGCAACATGCCCGCCCAAGAAGAATTGTTCGATACCTAA